In Aminobacterium sp. MB27-C1, a single genomic region encodes these proteins:
- the gatB gene encoding Asp-tRNA(Asn)/Glu-tRNA(Gln) amidotransferase subunit GatB, which yields MSELTFTPVIGLEIHVQLATKSKIFCSCSTDYIGAVPNTNVCPVCLGLPGSLPVLNAKVVEYGVKAALALNCAVNTATRFHRKNYFYADLPKAYQISQYDLPLAEKGYVEIPTEDGGRYHVRITRLHLEEDAGKLVHEASDGRLVGADQSFVDYNRGGVPLAEIVSEPDIRSAAEAKEYVARLRQLVRYLGVSDGDMEKGSLRVDANISVKCSDGRWGDRAEVKNLNSLRALERALEYEFKRQSQLLAEGKTVTQETRHWNDVEGVTMATRSKEEAHDYRYFPEPDLPPLLLPDGYVDKIKETMPELPWQKVDRFEKSYKLNETDAMILTEHIPLADFYEACVKAGASPQRASNWVRTEVLRIMNEQKIEIEDFPIKPAVLAQLVSKVDDNKISTTAAREVFDMMAARRISLEEAMSECGVEEGGISGSNLENMVRGILKNNADVVEIIKTGQDKKGKKQKFLQGLIMKEARGQADPKEAASVLAQLLEE from the coding sequence ATGTCTGAATTGACCTTTACACCTGTTATCGGTCTTGAAATTCACGTGCAGTTGGCAACGAAGAGTAAAATTTTCTGTTCGTGCTCCACTGACTACATCGGTGCCGTGCCGAACACGAATGTTTGCCCTGTCTGTCTGGGGTTGCCGGGAAGCCTTCCCGTACTCAATGCCAAAGTTGTTGAATATGGCGTTAAGGCAGCATTGGCCCTGAACTGCGCAGTAAATACAGCGACGAGATTTCACCGAAAAAATTACTTCTATGCAGATCTGCCCAAGGCGTATCAGATCAGCCAGTACGATCTTCCTTTAGCTGAAAAGGGCTATGTGGAGATTCCAACAGAGGATGGCGGACGATATCACGTTCGTATTACACGACTTCACCTTGAAGAAGATGCCGGTAAACTTGTTCATGAAGCAAGTGACGGCCGTCTTGTAGGTGCGGACCAGTCTTTTGTCGATTACAACAGAGGCGGTGTTCCTCTGGCAGAGATTGTTTCAGAGCCGGATATCCGCTCTGCTGCAGAGGCGAAAGAGTATGTGGCCCGTCTTCGCCAGCTTGTTCGTTATCTTGGTGTTTCTGACGGCGATATGGAAAAAGGTTCTCTTCGTGTCGATGCCAACATTTCGGTGAAATGTTCTGACGGACGATGGGGAGACCGTGCCGAGGTAAAGAACCTGAACTCGCTACGCGCTCTTGAGCGAGCACTTGAATACGAGTTCAAACGTCAGAGCCAGCTTTTGGCCGAGGGTAAAACTGTCACTCAGGAGACACGGCACTGGAATGACGTAGAGGGTGTGACTATGGCTACGCGAAGCAAGGAAGAGGCTCACGATTACAGATACTTCCCGGAGCCGGATTTGCCTCCGCTGCTTCTTCCTGACGGGTATGTAGACAAAATAAAAGAGACTATGCCTGAACTGCCTTGGCAGAAAGTGGATCGTTTCGAAAAATCCTATAAATTGAACGAAACTGACGCTATGATTCTGACAGAGCATATTCCTCTTGCCGACTTCTATGAAGCGTGTGTCAAGGCGGGAGCAAGCCCTCAGAGAGCTTCAAACTGGGTGCGGACAGAGGTTCTTCGCATCATGAACGAACAGAAGATCGAAATTGAGGACTTCCCCATCAAGCCTGCGGTTTTGGCCCAGCTCGTTTCTAAAGTTGACGATAATAAGATATCGACAACAGCGGCGCGAGAGGTTTTCGACATGATGGCAGCTCGTCGAATTTCTCTTGAAGAAGCTATGTCGGAGTGTGGAGTGGAGGAAGGCGGCATTTCCGGATCGAACCTTGAAAATATGGTTCGCGGTATTTTGAAAAATAATGCCGATGTCGTTGAAATCATCAAGACGGGACAAGATAAGAAGGGGAAAAAGCAAAAGTTCCTCCAAGGCTTGATTATGAAGGAAGCACGGGGACAAGCTGACCCCAAAGAGGCGGCATCTGTGTTGGCTCAACTTTTGGAAGAATAA